ATTTATTTACCTGCGAGAGTCGTCAACCCCATCGTAAACGGCAAACAAGGATATGGTTCTGAAGTTTTGGAAAGAGACCTGAAGAAGCTAAAAGAAATCTATCCGTTCATTAAATTGAACTCGATCGGTGAAAGTGTAATGGGAAAACCGCTCGTTGAAATGCGAATCGGAAATGGAAGGAGAAAGGTACACATGGATGCATCCTTTCATGCCAATGAATGGATCACCACTTCAATCTTGATGACTTTCCTGAATGAGTACCTGCTTTCTTTGACGAATGTGATGCCTATACGGGGGGTTCAAACAATGCCGATCTACACTGGTGTAACTTTATCGATTGTCCCAATGGTAAACCCTGATGGAGTGGACCTTGTCTTAAAAGGACCACCGGAGAATATGAATGAACAACTTATTACCTTAAATAAAGGCAGCTCTGATTTTACCGGCTGGAAAGCGAATATCCGCGGTGTGGACCTCAATAACCAATTTCCTGCAAAGTGGGAAATTGAAAAAGAGAGGAAGGAAGAAAAGTCGCCAGCCCCCCGGGATTTCCCAGGAGATAAGCCCCTTTCAGAACCTGAAGCAATTGCAATGGCTGAACTTGCGAAAGAAGAAGCCTTCGACAGGCTCCTTGCTATACACACCCAGGGGAAAGAGTTTTACTGGGGATATGAAGGGCTGGAACCTCCTGAAGCAGAAAGACTTGCCCAAGATTTCGAAAGGGTCAGCGGCTATAAATCCGTGAGATACGTGGACAGTTATGCAGGATATAAGGATTGGTTTATTAAAGAGTTTCAGAAACCCGCTTTTACGTTAGAACTCGGAAAAGGAATAAACCCACTTCCTCTATCACAATTTGATGAGATTTACAGGGACACATTAGGGATTTTCCTTGTAGCTGTTTATAGATGGTACTAAGAGAGTGGGTCTTTAACATAAACAGTTATTTTTTCCTGTTTCATTTAGTATAAACATAGTAGATTTTTATTGGGAAGAGGAGTAAAATTAATCATCAAGTTCTTTGCAGGGAAAGTATATTTATCCCCTGATAAGCATAAGGATCCTTCAATAAGGAGCATGTGATGGCCTTTTGACAATGCTGTAAGAGCACTGTCAAATCATGAGGTCATCATTTTTTGGATTTTTTGTAATGTTTTTATCATAATTTTGAAACATTTTGCCCGGTAATACGTACTAATTTATATGAGGATTTTTGAGAGGGGGAGAGTTTTTGAAAAAACACTGCGTACTTAATCTATTCATTGTTTTTAGTCTGGTAATGATGGCGTCATGTCAATCTCAGGTCACCGAAACTCCCTCTCCTGGAGAGAATAGGCAGGAAAAACAAGATATAAGAGAAATTAAGGAAAACAGTATTCAATCAGATAAGTTTATAGAAAATGTGGATTGGTTATCGAATACAGATGTGCTGAGTGTTATTGAAGAAGAAGGCGGGGCTGCCTTTTATGTGTCGGATGTATTCGAGGGGGGCAGTAAAGAAATATATCAAATACCTTCGTCCTACGTCCATTCAGTAGTGTCCCCGGATAAGGACAAGATACTGATTCACTCTGCCCCTGCCACATATTCGGCCATGATCACAATCATAGACCTTAACGGAAAAGTAATTTACCAGGATGAAATACCCTCATATGAATTATCTTATGAATGGAATGAATTCGATACAGCTAAACTTTTGATTACAAGCTTTGCTGAAGACTGGAGCTTTGAAGTATATGAACTGGATTTAAATACTTCCCAATTGGAGAAGGTCGATGTAGAACAGCCTTTTTTGAAATGGAATTCTGATGTTTCTGTTCTTTATCAGGATTGGGATAGCGATGAAATCAGTGTGTCAGCCCCTCTTATCAGTCAGAATTTACTGGATGGGAAAAAAGAGACTGTCGATGCATCAAGCATCCATTTTGAGCGCTTCCCTGAAATGCTGCTCTCTGTTCATGAAAGTGCAGGTGCAGATGATGATTTCACGTATCAGTTCATAAATGAATCCGGGGAAATCATTTCCAATTTCCAGATGACATTGCTTAGCCGTTACTCTGATTGGTTCATTCCTTTTTATGATATGATAGAAAACAAGAACGAGTTGATTACATTTCAAGCAAACGAGCCCGGTATTTTTGATACGTATTCAGGGACATTCACCTTGAAAAAATGGAATGTTCTGAATGGCAGCGAGAAAACACTGGTTGAAGAGATTCCTGTAGAACCAATACAGTGCGCACCTGAAGGAACTTATTGTTTGTATGGTAATCAGCTTGAAAAAGTGATCAATTTGAATGATTCCACCATCATACCACTAGTAAAAAAGGAAGGGTAGATACTACATGGCAATAGTAGACGTAACAGTGATTCCAATTGGAACAGATACTCCAAGTGTAAGTTCTTATGTTGCTGACCTGCAGAAAATCCTTAAGAGGCACCAGGATGAAGGAAATATCCGTTTTCAGCTCACTCCCATGAATACCATTATTGAAGGAGAACTTTCGACACTGCTCGGGGTCATCCAGGAAATCCACGAGGCACCGTTCCAGAAAGGGATCAAGCGCGTTGCCACAAATATTAGAATTGATGATCGCAGGGATAAAAAAGGAACAATGGAAGGGAAGCTTGCATCTGTTCAAGGACATATGGAATAAGAAAAGGGTGAGCAGGCTGACTGCTCACCCTTTCAAATTTCGGCGTTGGAAACGTAAAAAGCCCTCTCAAATGGAGGGCTTTTACAGGTGAATATAGAATTTTTAGTGACCACCCGGGTATCCAGAGTGAAGGACAGTCATAATTGTAAACCAGCCAAAAACACCAAGTGTAGCCAATGAAAATACGATTCCAAGAGCATTTTTGTTTTTGAATGTGCTCACTACTGCGAATAAAGCTAATAGTGTAACCAATGCTGTAATAATTACAAGACCCATTTATATGACCCCTTTCATTAAAAATGCGTTTTACTAACCGCTTACAAAATACAAATAATCATATGTACATAAATGCACTCATTAACATTTTATATTTTTTTCCTCTGTTTGTCGAGGTCAAAAGTTTGACACTTCTATGGCAAAATCAATTTCTATTTGTTTTTATCTCGTAACGGCTTCTGCTACAATAACAGTATATTGTTAGTAATAGAGGAGTGAAATCAAATGGAATGGAAACAGATTCCTTTAGGGCCGCTGCAAACAAATTGCTATATTCTATGGAACGATAGGAAAAAATGTTTGATCATCGATCCTGGTGCAGAAGGAGAAAAATTAGTAAATTGGCTGAATGAAAATAATCTTGAGCCGCTGGCGATTTTATTGACTCATGCTCATTTTGATCATATTGGCGCAGTCGATACAGTCAGGGATACATATAAGGTACCGGTATATATCCATGAGAAGGAGTCGGGATGGCTGACTGACCCCGGCTTGAATGGTTCCGGTTTGTTAGGGATGGGAAGTATTCAATGCAGTCCCGCAGAAAAAGTATTCTCTTCTGAAAAAACGGTCACCATTGAGGATTTTACGCTTGAACTTTTTCAAACGCCCGGCCACTCTCCTGGAAGTCTTTCTTATTATGTACAAAATGAAGGAATAGTATTTGCCGGAGACACACTTTTTATGGGAAGCATCGGGCGTAGTGATCTGCCTGGCGGGAATCATGAACAGCTGCTGTCCAGTATACATGACCATCTGCTCACCCTCCCGGAAGAAACAGTCGTCCTTCCCGGGCATGGTCCCACAACTACAGTTGGGCATGAGATGGACGGCAATCCATTCTTGAATGGGTTTTAATATAAATTGGTGATGAATAAAAAAATTCCCTTTAGCTTATGCTAAAGGGAATTTTTTTAGTGTCCTCCTGCACCCGGAGTCATCATAAAGGTCGTCCAGTAAGTAAACCCAGCGAAGAACACAGTTAGATAGGCACCGAAAATATAAATATACATACGTTCGGAAAGTTTTAAGTAGCTTAACATAATGAAGAATCCTGTTTGGCCTAAAAAGATTAATGATGTCGTTGTCATATCGCCAAGATAAAACATTACAGCAAAAATTCCAGTCCAGAATCCAAGAACTCTGTACATACGATCCATATGTAACCCTCCTTTGCACCCTAAGTCCATCATTCAATATTATAAATGAATCATACTGCAAAAGTAAATATCTGTTTGATGATAGTTTGTGACGATTACGTGATATCTACTCTAAGAACTTCAATATATAGCATGATTTCTTACGGCAGCATCCTGTTGAGACAGCGAAGCTTTATAATATGATACCCTCGTTTTTTTGATATAAGCTTATTTGTACAATTTTGTATAGCCTTTTTACAATTAAAAAGGTTCATTAAAAAGCCGTAAAACCAGGTCCTGTATTAGGGAGCAGCGTTTATTTTAGTTTTTAAAAAAATAATCACAAAATCCTGAGTGAAAATACTGTACAAAAGTTATACAAAAAGTATACAATGAGTGTAATTAAAAAAGTAACTTGCTTATATACAAATTAAGGAGGATTTATAATGGAAAACTTAACGTTCTTTACTTATCCAAGCTGCACCTCTTGTAGAAAAGCAAAAAAATGGCTGAATGCAAACTCGATCGAATTTGATGAACGTCATCTTTTTAGGGATACACCCACTCATGAGGAACTGGTTCAATTACTCTCCCTCACGACAGAAGGACTTGATGAAATCCTGGCCACCCGGAGCCAGACATTCAAAAATTTAGGGAAAGATGTGGATGACCTCCCGCTATCCCAGGTGATTGACTTAATTGTTCAGGAACCGAAGCTTCTTCGCCGCCCTTTATTAACTGACGGAAAAAAGCTGGTTGTCGGATTTAATCCGGATGGCCTGAAAAGCTTTTCAGGCAAAAAGCCCAGTTTGAAGAAGAGCAGTTGATTGAAGGAATGATGAGGAGAATCGAAAAGGCAGGCACCTTATGGGATGCCTGCCTTTTCTTATGCTTGTCGTCTCTGAACGAGCCGCCTCCGCTTTTCTTGTATCCAGCTCCAGGGCTTAGAGGCTCGAGGTCATAAGTCAAGCCACCCAAAAAGGCAAAGAACGCCTTTCCGGGTGGCTCGACTTATGCTTGTCGCCTCTGGGCGAAGCCCTTCCGCTTTTAATTGTGTCCAGCTCCGGCGGCTAGGAGCTCGAGGTCATAAGCTAAACTTACCAAAAAGGCAAAGAGCGCCTTTCCGGTAAGTTCATCTTATGCTTGTCGCTCCTGAACGAGCCGCCTCCGCTTTTCGTACTGGGCTAGCTGGATTCGAACCAACGCATGTCGCAGTCAAAGTGCGATGCCTTACCGCTTGGCTATAGCCCATTGTTGTTGCTACATTGGATAGTATGAGAAGGCGGGCAAAAAAATATACAATGTTTTAAAAGTTTTCTTCAAATTTTAACTTAAGTGAGAAGTGTCCGCTATTTTTGAATCAAAATTGAACGAACTAAGCTTTAACATCAAAAAAAATAAAGGGTTTTGTAAATTTTTGTCGTATATATTATTTATAGAACATGAAAGGTGGTGCCAATCACGATTTATCAATCGGTAGAGTCTCTTTCAGAAATTATGCTCAAAGATGCAATCAGTAATGATGCATCCGATATTCATCTGATTCCCCGACTCCATGATTACAACATCCAGTTCCGTAAAACGGGGGTGCTGTCCCCATTCCAATCGGTTCCTCTCGAACAAGGAGAGCGCCTGATCGCTCATCTAAAGTTCATGGCATCAATGGATATCGGAGAAAAACGGAAACCTCAAAGCGGTTCCTTCAACATGACCATCAGGAACTCACCCGTTTCCCTCAGAATATCGACCCTGCCAACCAATCACCTCAAAGAAAGCCTCGTCATACGGATACTCCCAACAAAGCTCCATATATCACTCGAACAAATGTCGCTTTATCCCTCTTCAGCCAAAAAACTCCTTGCCCTTCTGATGTATTCCCATGGCCTCATCATTTTCACAGGACCGACCGGCAGCGGAAAAACCACTACCTTGTACTCGCTAGTCCATCACTGTTCATCCGCCCTCAACCGCAATGTGATCACATTGGAAGATCCCATCGAAAAAGATCATGAAGATATGGTACAGATCCAAGTGAATGAAAAAGCGGGGATCACCTATTCAACAGGATTGAAAGCCATTTTGAGGCATGATCCCGATATCATCATGGTGGGCGAGATCCGCGATAAGGAAACGGCGGAAATTGCTATAAGGGCTAGTTTGACGGGGCATTTAGTATTGACAACATTACACACCAAAGACGCAAAGAGCGCTGTTTACAGGTTGATGGAATTGGGGATTCACTGGCATGATATCCAACAGACATTGATTGCGGTGTCGGCTCAACGGCTCCTGAAGCTACGCTGTCCAGTCTGTGACTTGGACTGTAAGGGTGAGTGCAAAGGAAGGGGAGCGGTTAAAAGGGCTTCAGTTTATGAGATTGTGACGGGGAGCGCTCTAAAAGAAGTTATTAAAGAAGCAAGAGGGGAAGAGGCTTACTATCAGTATCCTACTCTTCGATCATTGATTAACAAGGGGGTGGCACTGGGATTTGTTCCAGAAGCTGAGTTCCGGAAATGGATTCATGAGGAAACCTGATGAACAGGGGAAATTTCTGAAGCGAATAGGTGATCTGCTTGAGAAAGGCTACACATTTTCAGAAGCGATTGATTTTTTACTTTTGCCTGGGAGGAATGGCCCTAAGAAATTAAGGAAGAGGATCACCCACTCCCTTCAAAAAGGAGAATCGCTTTCCACCATCTTTGACCGGCAGCTAAAACTGCCGAAACAGGTTTCCGCTCAAATTTTTTTCGCTGAACACCATGGTCAGATGGGGGAGACACTAATCGAAGCAGGCAGTTACCTCCTGAAAAAGAATGAGGAGAAACAAAAGGTACTCCGGGTCATTCAGTATCCAGTCTTATTGGTACTGGTGGCGATTATTTTGATGGTGCTCCTTCGCAATATCCTGTTTCCCCGTTTTCAAGCCTTATACAGTTCACTTGGATACGAACAGACAAGCAGCTTGAATTATCTGTTGTGGTTTATTGAAAGCTTTCCTACTTATTTTTTTGGATTCATGCTGATCCTGGCAATCGCTGCCCCCTTCCTGTACTTCTTCCAACACAAACTTTTTCGAGTGAAGCATTTCATTTTCCTTACAAAGATTCCGCTGCTGTCTTATTTCATCCAACACCATCATACTCACTTCTTTGCTAGGGAACTCAGCTTTCTCCTTAAAAACGGCGTGTCCATCACGGAATCTTTAACGATCATTGAAAAACAGTCATTCCGTCCTTCCATGCAATACATTTCGAAGAAGCTCCTGAATGGATTGAAAGAAGGAAAACCGCTGTATGAATGCACTGCGGGTTTGTCACTTTTTCAGCAAGAGTTTTCATATGTGGTTGCTCATGGTCAAAAGAACGGGAGGCTCGCCGATGAGTTGAAACTGTTCAGTGACATTTGCTTTACGGAACTTGAAGAAAAAGGGAATCAATTATTGAGGTACATCCAGCCAACGATTTTTGCCTTCGTCGGGTTATTCATCATGGCCATTTATTTTTCAATCATGATGCCGTTATTCCA
This Bacillus sp. Marseille-Q1617 DNA region includes the following protein-coding sequences:
- a CDS encoding M14 family metallopeptidase; its protein translation is MKVRVRNGDTFWYYSNLFYIPNKLIIDSNPSLDPQGLKIGTEVEIPGFTKESYTIKQGDTFWNLAGQRNIHVDAISLINGDINPNTLKIGTTIYLPARVVNPIVNGKQGYGSEVLERDLKKLKEIYPFIKLNSIGESVMGKPLVEMRIGNGRRKVHMDASFHANEWITTSILMTFLNEYLLSLTNVMPIRGVQTMPIYTGVTLSIVPMVNPDGVDLVLKGPPENMNEQLITLNKGSSDFTGWKANIRGVDLNNQFPAKWEIEKERKEEKSPAPRDFPGDKPLSEPEAIAMAELAKEEAFDRLLAIHTQGKEFYWGYEGLEPPEAERLAQDFERVSGYKSVRYVDSYAGYKDWFIKEFQKPAFTLELGKGINPLPLSQFDEIYRDTLGIFLVAVYRWY
- a CDS encoding MTH1187 family thiamine-binding protein gives rise to the protein MAIVDVTVIPIGTDTPSVSSYVADLQKILKRHQDEGNIRFQLTPMNTIIEGELSTLLGVIQEIHEAPFQKGIKRVATNIRIDDRRDKKGTMEGKLASVQGHME
- a CDS encoding DUF2759 domain-containing protein, producing the protein MGLVIITALVTLLALFAVVSTFKNKNALGIVFSLATLGVFGWFTIMTVLHSGYPGGH
- a CDS encoding MBL fold metallo-hydrolase, which translates into the protein MEWKQIPLGPLQTNCYILWNDRKKCLIIDPGAEGEKLVNWLNENNLEPLAILLTHAHFDHIGAVDTVRDTYKVPVYIHEKESGWLTDPGLNGSGLLGMGSIQCSPAEKVFSSEKTVTIEDFTLELFQTPGHSPGSLSYYVQNEGIVFAGDTLFMGSIGRSDLPGGNHEQLLSSIHDHLLTLPEETVVLPGHGPTTTVGHEMDGNPFLNGF
- a CDS encoding DUF2626 domain-containing protein — encoded protein: MDRMYRVLGFWTGIFAVMFYLGDMTTTSLIFLGQTGFFIMLSYLKLSERMYIYIFGAYLTVFFAGFTYWTTFMMTPGAGGH
- a CDS encoding Spx/MgsR family RNA polymerase-binding regulatory protein translates to MENLTFFTYPSCTSCRKAKKWLNANSIEFDERHLFRDTPTHEELVQLLSLTTEGLDEILATRSQTFKNLGKDVDDLPLSQVIDLIVQEPKLLRRPLLTDGKKLVVGFNPDGLKSFSGKKPSLKKSS
- the comGA gene encoding competence type IV pilus ATPase ComGA produces the protein MLKDAISNDASDIHLIPRLHDYNIQFRKTGVLSPFQSVPLEQGERLIAHLKFMASMDIGEKRKPQSGSFNMTIRNSPVSLRISTLPTNHLKESLVIRILPTKLHISLEQMSLYPSSAKKLLALLMYSHGLIIFTGPTGSGKTTTLYSLVHHCSSALNRNVITLEDPIEKDHEDMVQIQVNEKAGITYSTGLKAILRHDPDIIMVGEIRDKETAEIAIRASLTGHLVLTTLHTKDAKSAVYRLMELGIHWHDIQQTLIAVSAQRLLKLRCPVCDLDCKGECKGRGAVKRASVYEIVTGSALKEVIKEARGEEAYYQYPTLRSLINKGVALGFVPEAEFRKWIHEET
- the comGB gene encoding competence type IV pilus assembly protein ComGB — protein: MFQKLSSGNGFMRKPDEQGKFLKRIGDLLEKGYTFSEAIDFLLLPGRNGPKKLRKRITHSLQKGESLSTIFDRQLKLPKQVSAQIFFAEHHGQMGETLIEAGSYLLKKNEEKQKVLRVIQYPVLLVLVAIILMVLLRNILFPRFQALYSSLGYEQTSSLNYLLWFIESFPTYFFGFMLILAIAAPFLYFFQHKLFRVKHFIFLTKIPLLSYFIQHHHTHFFARELSFLLKNGVSITESLTIIEKQSFRPSMQYISKKLLNGLKEGKPLYECTAGLSLFQQEFSYVVAHGQKNGRLADELKLFSDICFTELEEKGNQLLRYIQPTIFAFVGLFIMAIYFSIMMPLFQMMQGI